The DNA region TCCGTCTTTTGCCGTTATAACTCCGTGAGAGGACCAGATTGATGTGTATCAAAAAGGTCCTTATGTATGTATTTGTAATTTaggcttcttttttttttttcatcttttttataCAACTTTGGTTTTCCAattatcatcttttttttttcttttcatttttgtataCAACTTTGGTTTTCCAATTatcatctcttttttttcatcttgttttcatattttttttatacaacTTTGGTTTCCAattatcatcttttttttttcatcttttttataCAACTTTGATTTCCAATTATCATCAACATAGTTCTTATCCCTTACATCAATATAGTCCTCTACCCTTAATGAAACAGATTGAGCATTCTGCAACATATTTACTGTAATATAAGCTCAAAATCTGCTATGCACTAGTGTGAGAACATAAggataaaatttcaaaatgaatAAAGCAACCGAACCAATTAGCgacaattaatattaatttaatattacaGTTAGAGGTTCCGAGTCACCCCAGTTACAAAATACATCAACTCTAACATATAACAATTCAGCAAAAAACCCAGCATGTACAATTCAGCATGCATACTGCCTTCAGCATGTACAATCCAGCTAAAAACACAGCAAAAAACTATCTATGTCCCAACCTAATTACATTCCAATATTCACAGTCTTCACAATCCAAAATGCATCTGAACTTCTAAAGCAAGATCAACAGCAACCAAAATGAGCAAGAAAAGACAACTATCATCATTGAGGAGGCCTTGGTGCTCTTGTGTTCAAAAAGGCTGCAAACCTCTGGACAGTTCCAGCACTGACACATTCAATGGTTTCCTTTGTAATAGGAGCTCTTGGATGAGGCATCATGCTAGGTCTCATAGGCGATGGTCTGAATGCAATTCCACCTGGAGGAGTGACCTGCATGTTGGTAAGATCATCTGCATAGGGAAAGTGCTGCCAAGGACCCTATACATCAAGCAAAATGATATTATGATGACaaagttaattaattcaatattGTCAtgctgaaattatttttaaaaaaagtaaaattttacatgTGTGGTGGTGTGATGGTCAGTCTATAAGGGTTATGCTGATTGAAGCTCAGGTTGAGATGGGATAGAACCAAAATGTCTATCTTGAGCAGCAGCTGGTGCATCATTTGCATTGTCACCTGCAGCAACTGAGCCCCCATCACCTGGCACCTGAGATGCTTTGGTTTCCTCATTTGCACCATCAATTGGCACATCAAATTGCCTCGTTTCGTTAGCAGCAGCAACTGTGTCCCCATCACCTAAGTTATCATTGCAACTGGTCTTCTTATGTCCAACCTGTTTGCATCTGGAGCACCTAGGAGGGCCAAGCTTCCTCTTCATCTTGTGAGGATTAGAGTCTTTTTCTGGTGCCTTCTTTCTCTTGGTTTTTGGTTTCCTTAGTTTTTTCTTCACAATGGGAGGTTGGGTAGGGTCAAAACCAATTGTCTCTGAAAATCCCTCACCAGCTACAGGGTTGATGTAGTTAGAGTATATCTTATCATTGGTCTCCTTGGTTAGCCAACAGTGGACAAATTTTTCAGTTTTCTCACCATTGTGGCTGATACAAGCAATTGCATGCTCGCATGGAATGCTAGACAACTCCTAAAATCTTCATGAACATGTCATCTCTTTCAAGTCAACAGCACACTTTGAATGGGGAGGACAAGTTACCTCAAACTTTGTTGTATTGAGATCCCCTGACCAGTGAGGAGTCCAATAGATTGCCTTCTGATGCAGTTTATCAAGCTTCATTTGGACTTGTTTACAAAGGGGTCCTTGGCTCTTGGCAATCAATGCCTGTGTTTTCACCATCTTGCTAGTGATATACATCCTTACCCCTTCAAGCATCGTAATTATGGGTTTGCCCCTATATTTGAGGATTGCCCCACTGAACTGCTCACACATATTGGATGTGACTGCCTGATTCTTGCATACAGTGTCAACGGCTGACCTGTTCCACCTATCTACATGGATGTCATTCAGCCATTTTGTAGCATCCTTATTCAGCTTGTCAAATACCATCATTGATtcagcaaaatggcgttgtgTTGTTGCCTTAGCACAGGCCGAGAATACTCTTTCATACTCTAGGGTGTTGCTAAATTTCTTAATGAAGTTAGCAAAGATATGTCTGCAACAATATCTATGTGGTGCACCATGGCAAACTAACTCCAAAGCACTATCCAGTCCTTGCATtagaaatgaatgaattaatgCAAATAAGTTATCAGTAGGAGAACTTAAAGGatgttattatattttcatgcGAATGACAAGATTGGTTACCTTTTGTCTATCAGAAATAAAAGCGAACCCCTTCTCCACTGGATCCCCTAGATCATTCACTAGATTTTCAAGAAACCAAATCCAGTTTTCCTTGTTCTCCACATTCACAATGCCGTATGCTATCACATAAAAAGAGTTGTTTCCATCATGACTCACAGCAGATAGCAATTGTCCACCATAATATTCCTTGAGGAAGTAGCCATCCAAGCCAATCAAGGGTCTACACCCAGTCAAAAAGCCCATTTTGCAAGCTTCCAAACATATATACACTCTTAAAAACTCATGAGTATATGGTGTACATTGCAAGCCAATAGTTGATCTAG from Punica granatum isolate Tunisia-2019 chromosome 3, ASM765513v2, whole genome shotgun sequence includes:
- the LOC116200651 gene encoding uncharacterized protein LOC116200651 — translated: MIRDRKMIRKKNGIKKRKVIRKRKVEAKEYKEEMQGSTTDGIYRGRATFSSAAASATAGTAAGASTSDANLEEEYKVKMNDAMVSRALKLAHEICEGQEKKQYAKLRDYANELLKRNPRSTIGLQCTPYTHEFLRVYICLEACKMGFLTGCRPLIGLDGYFLKEYYGGQLLSAVSHDGNNSFYVIAYGIVNVENKENWIWFLENLVNDLGDPVEKGFAFISDRQKKFSNTLEYERVFSACAKATTQRHFAESMMVFDKLNKDATKWLNDIHVDRWNRSAVDTVCKNQAVTSNMCEQFSGAILKYRGKPIITMLEGVRMYITSKMVKTQALIAKSQGPLCKQVQMKLDKLHQKAIYWTPHWSGDLNTTKFEELSSIPCEHAIACISHNGEKTEKFVHCWLTKETNDKIYSNYINPVAGEGFSETIGFDPTQPPIVKKKLRKPKTKRKKAPEKDSNPHKMKRKLGPPRCSRCKQVGHKKTSCNDNLGDGDTVAAANETRQFDVPIDGANEETKASQVPGDGGSVAAGDNANDAPAAAQDRHFGSIPSQPELQSA